A window of the Desulfobacula toluolica Tol2 genome harbors these coding sequences:
- the nadB gene encoding L-aspartate oxidase: MIKRTDFLVIGSGIAGLSYALKVSEFGKVTIITKKKIQKTNTALAQGGIAAVFSSIDSFDLHIQDTLGAGDGLCNKDVVKMVVENGPDRIKELVRQGAHFNKDGEGEYDFALGKEGGHSVKRIVYAHDLTGKEIEDTLVKNVEENENITILEDHIAVNLITFSSSIRSGLVVTQHENICCGAYVLDNKTGKIETFYAGVTLLSTGGAGKVYLYTSNPDIATGDGIAMAYRAGASVANLEFVQFHPTCLYHPEAKNFLISEAVRGEGAVLIDSKGRRFMEKYAPEKELACRDVVARAIDSELKKTGADAVFLDITHKDPEFIKKRFPNIYAKCLEYGIDMTKDPIPVVPAAHYMCGGVATDLNGKTDVQRLYAVGETACTGLHGANRLASNSLLEALVYSHRAYQSSVEEFESIDNKITASLDPWDETDAADSDEAIVLSHNWDEIRRLMWNYVGIVRSDKRLQRALRRIQNINEEINEYYWDFKVTSDLIEIRNLATVAELIIKSALMRKESRGLHYNIEYPEKDDLNGLQHTILKKTF, translated from the coding sequence AGCCGCAGTATTCAGCTCCATTGATTCCTTTGACCTTCATATTCAAGACACCCTTGGTGCAGGTGACGGGCTTTGCAACAAAGATGTGGTCAAGATGGTTGTGGAAAACGGGCCAGACAGAATAAAAGAGCTTGTCAGGCAAGGTGCCCATTTTAATAAAGACGGTGAAGGTGAATACGATTTTGCACTGGGCAAAGAAGGGGGCCATTCTGTTAAAAGAATTGTTTATGCCCATGATCTGACCGGTAAAGAGATTGAAGACACTTTGGTGAAAAATGTCGAGGAAAATGAGAATATAACGATTTTAGAGGATCACATTGCCGTCAACTTGATCACGTTTTCCAGCAGTATTCGAAGCGGCCTTGTTGTCACCCAGCATGAGAATATCTGCTGCGGGGCATATGTACTGGACAATAAAACCGGTAAAATTGAAACCTTTTATGCCGGGGTTACCCTTCTTTCAACCGGGGGAGCAGGCAAAGTTTATCTGTATACATCCAATCCTGACATTGCAACCGGTGACGGAATTGCCATGGCCTACCGGGCCGGGGCATCGGTGGCAAATCTTGAGTTCGTACAATTTCATCCTACATGTCTGTATCATCCGGAAGCAAAAAATTTTCTTATTTCAGAAGCCGTCAGAGGTGAGGGCGCTGTTTTGATTGATTCCAAAGGCCGGCGGTTTATGGAAAAATATGCCCCTGAAAAAGAGCTTGCATGCAGGGATGTTGTGGCAAGGGCCATTGACAGTGAGTTGAAAAAGACCGGAGCGGATGCTGTTTTTCTGGATATCACCCATAAAGATCCTGAATTTATCAAAAAAAGATTCCCCAATATTTACGCCAAATGTCTTGAGTACGGGATTGACATGACAAAAGATCCCATACCTGTTGTTCCTGCTGCCCATTACATGTGCGGCGGAGTGGCCACCGACCTGAACGGTAAGACAGATGTTCAAAGGCTTTACGCAGTGGGGGAAACCGCCTGCACCGGACTTCACGGTGCCAACCGGCTTGCCTCAAATTCCCTGCTGGAAGCATTGGTTTATTCTCACAGGGCCTATCAATCCTCAGTTGAAGAATTTGAGTCCATTGACAACAAAATAACCGCTTCCCTTGATCCGTGGGATGAAACCGATGCAGCAGACAGTGACGAGGCCATTGTTTTATCTCACAACTGGGATGAAATCCGGCGGCTGATGTGGAATTATGTCGGCATTGTGAGGTCTGACAAACGTCTGCAGCGGGCGTTAAGAAGAATCCAAAATATTAATGAAGAAATCAATGAATATTATTGGGATTTTAAGGTGACCTCTGATTTGATTGAAATTCGAAACCTTGCCACGGTGGCTGAATTGATCATTAAATCCGCATTAATGAGAAAGGAAAGCCGGGGACTGCATTATAATATTGAATACCCTGAAAAAGATGATTTAAATGGGTTGCAGCATACTATTCTTAAAAAAACTTTTTAA